The genomic region aacttgagtaagaacttaggtaagAACTCGTAAGAactgacaagaacttgagtaaaaacttgacaagaacttgacaagaacttgtgtaagaacttgagtaagaacttgacaagaacttgagtaagaacttggtaagaacttagcaaggatttctacaaacatacatactgaactggttgatcagtttttaaaaccagtttcgagtgcttagaagatttcagattattcttattctttctctctcctgtttgttttcaatgacatcattttctcgaagacactcttcaaaactgtcacggtcctttgaatagaacaatgttattgttttgagttgctctctaaagtctttcagaactgcattgtatttttgtgttaatatccaaactgatattaatgcatgtcgtccactgaatgcaagctttgctagtgcacttttctttctaacaatgtcacgttctgctgcacagtcatcaataataaacagtgttggcgtgttctgaaaaagatcgaaataatgctccaagcaaacatttagatcagaaggatttacaataaatatattttgatcagaccatatgaattttctctccttgtatgttctgttatgctttatggttggacagaatatgactatgtgttcaaagtgatttatgtaaacagtctgtaataaatccaaaacatatcttgttttgccgcaacctgttgccccacaaatcaaagaacagtgtggatcttttggaagaaaatctagatacttcattttaacacgttcaataaacaatatcctgtaatctgctttcagagatgtttaactgcgcatctgacacaacaaacacgtagatcttaactgatttactactactccctacttccttttcaatttgtattgtgattccttctgatccgttttcaattcgccttccacttccatgcagtttgttgtcgtcagttgttctgagatccagccataacgcatatttatttgtcaagaaatcttctacgccaacaccgtgtaaatgtagatctttagccacaagatcagatgttgggtctttcaatcttcctccagtaaagtactttcttgcttcatcatagtgttggtatggcagcatgccagatgcaaatatttggtttggctgcccttcaattgtgcaatatactctattgattagtggattgtaaaacttttctatttgcctttcatatgaatcttttggttcctcaaacaacataagtattcccttcattgacctagctggtgtattcaagttaatgttccagattggatcagcctggctttttgaaagtgtactgtgattcaacactctttcataatagataggcagcttagaactgtactgattttctataagtctagccagttcaggatggtttacaacatcaaactctaaagaaattccagacaccttatactttgcttccgggtcttgcgaaagcataacacgatcataactattgaaagtcaggtcgtatgacagcctgtcacgcaatgctccttgatagaagggaggatgtgaatttatgagttcaaagtcaagtggaatacaaaatttgtttccaaaagcaacattgacagcgttatctattttgttattgtcagctttatctcctgctcctattctaacttttatcccattgtctgactgaatcccttgaaacactctgtttttcttttcattgtcagtcaaccaattatctgcgtaaactaaaaatacatctgcattattcaatgacatcacttcccgcccttccagtttgacagtaatcttcctcacaattgctcttcctacattataagccaaagtcctattttcatctgagccagattctaattctaatttgaatgatagtcttacagtgcctggtacaataacatcgttcttacccagattaggaaacctaacagtaagtatttcattctgatcaatagtagaaggattatttgtgactataactgtttgccttattccttttaccccgagaggttctttcagccttctgtaaggatcaagaacagaaccgaacgattgtgccatctttttttattttcaaaataaaaaataagttacaaatggcagaaggtggatttgaagatttatttgagccagcggacgacatgagcgaagcaatccctttggttccctaccatcattcactgcattatgaggtggcacgacatgaacttctggaaggtaaagttagagatttctacaaaagtttaggagaagaacctgatgttttagatccaaaccagttcaaaatggaagcaaatcatttatatacaactagcgataaaggagaaaaagtccaacttacatataaatctaatcctgctaagtttctatcaaaagtttcactaaaacaaaaacttactgctaatcgacttaggcaattagatattgtgcctagcacacggtcatcatcttcccatgttgtttccttacttcaacaagcagaactaggactaccaactgctactcaaatagaatctgttccattgcaagatcttaataaacttgcagatgaggctgatcaacttatacaagagatagagacttctttttctgaggaaacttcactgaagactccacatgaactattacctatgagagaaatagaagcccttaatcaatcactacaaaccatcagaggtgaaatagcaaataatctgtcaaaactaggtcagctggatgaagatataaacaaagagaaacaaaaacttgctgatgctgatgatttgaacctagaacaagaagtaaaaaacagaatttctaagcgtttaaaagatttgcaggaggagaaagccataaggttagaagttctaagtaacaatagagaacaactgagaacacaggtcagcagaataaaaaatacaattcaaagaatcctttacgaagacacaactcttgctgaaagaattagaacgcttttcagagagcagggaatcacaatagctagtatactaactgcgttaggatttgcaataagcacattagtgttaacactcacaggtggcactgtcacacctccacctccacctccaccttcatctccatctgatccgggatgggtaaagaaacaactcaaacacattgcagaactattaaagaaactagcagcaaaagctttgggtgcacttccaggaatcattggttcaattgttagctggctgttatcttttgcaggtaaagttgttggtttcatggctgaacatctctggactctaatagttttaattgcaggtgttctgctaacgagaataaagcaaaagtaagcctacacccactccaccaattactagagcagtcttctgcgattcatgatcatcactaatactaacagcttgatcatcactagtgacagaatgatcttcacctgcagcgtgatcttcacttgtcacgctttgtttctgttcattgtgatatggctgtaacatcgttctgatttctgaattcagttcttcaccctttccaagcggctgggtgtcactagcaataatgatttcattgttataatttgttattgttccaatctgcagctggagatcagaaggtaacatgtaaaggccgttaccaacagcaaagtcaacttttgatcttgcataacggagagagtcttgataccttttgatgctggaaggcagatcaactgcagagtttatgacatcttctaaatttgataacaactgtttctgtgcaccaaaccctgtgcttgttctcattatgtttgatcgtgtctgtgcctgcgagcctagcaagcaccacgcatatgttcggatagattcattgatcctttcaacacctgatccagtgaaacctttgccggtgtctaatataaaagtagtccatgcattgtggtgctgttgttctattgatcctaactgtacctgcacatttgaagaaaaagatgtatgacctggccagtaatcaaaattatacctcctgtggacaccccataaatatagtgttcccatgccatggtttttgtcttgcttttgcctaaagtcggtcttaaaatctatattgaattcattgcagagacgctcatacactttcatgtttatcctattgttgaatgggttccagctcttttcatgcggcattggtgcctgaagttcagacaagattctcctgcactgatagtaaacgtgaaatgtgtacacacactttgtcagtaagtttgaattattcatgtggtctgcataggacactccacatcctgtggttgcacagaatattgcaaagtttaactgattctgatagaactgaattgggtgagagttccacatctttggaacactatcatttttgattgggggatttaggtaagaatggaatgggtcaggcactttaacgcgaatggattctgtttctgttacagcaaagtccaactcatggaaagaaatagtctttggattgtaatatggtccagttttgtatttaacgtctttgttgaatttatactgaatcatttttgttattgaataaaaaatgtttatcacactaacaaatgtgaagactagtgtgccagttaaacttgcaaaccctatcaacaatcaaaatggaggaatgaaagttgcactgcatgaaattatgtacaaggttacttggtataatatcagtaaaaaaaagaataacaactgggttagaattaatggtaaaacacattctgtagaagatggttactatgacttctgcactttagagaaagaattgtttgctccagtaggtattacagcgagtttaaatcatgcaagtctcattgctactcttactatgcccaaaactagagaagtaaacgttgagtttccaaccaaactccttgatatgcttggaattacaaaaatatacaagggaacacgtcccattgacatggatgttaacagtgtactgtttgttcacatgagagagcttaacacatcctataatctgtttaatgatcagcgttctgatctgcttaggattcttccaccgagtgatgcctctttttgtaaaatgcacgtgccaacatttaagacacttcagttcaaggacttggaggaagggtgtcatgaattcctacacattgatctgaaaaatcaaagtggacaaccagttgattgtttgtttaacattacattggaaatagttccataaaatattgagtattaaaatgtcgagtggacctacaatagcttatcctgttgcatgttcaactatagagttgaaagatttagcagacgctatcgactttgagagcaatgctgaagttggtgcagtgtatgcattcgagtttacagacactggtcattacaagagaaaggaaatcgacgatgaaaagaaaccaagattcctcaaactaggtcaaatccgtgatgtcaatgtacctgatccaattgtcgatgacatatactacatgtggaaacatcagaataaaaaatgggtacttagtcctgttatgaaaaagattgactgggaaatgaagtttgaatttgtgagtccatacactcttgttggaaaagacgacacattccgtaagtcaatcaatgctaaaccactaattgttagccttgttcctgcgtttaacagcaggggagaagttgcagttaaacctttccataagaacaactatctcattcacagaaaacaaagtgttgaaaaggacgctgacaccattgtcgattttatacccaagcttccaatagggcagaatgcaactatgatatttgatatagttgtcaggaaaagggaagaaaccacaaacactgttctaatgagaggaataaatctcaactggagaccattaaatgttgaagaagtcagagtatttattgctgttcaaaaggattctaacacaataaaaaaaacagacgtcaaaccaaaatgttgttgttaacgcagatataaataatttaacagaaataagaagtattaatcttacttatcttgatttgattgctttctactatacagataaggtgttaagcaatgaacagcttcaaagcttagcagaaacactggccagtgggaattaagataaatattttatattttgcattaaaaagatgactagcagtgtgaagctttatcctaatattgatgaaagtgcagcagaaagtcaacaattcagactggcacacattagtaatatacaaaaacaactagaagatgaattagaaaaatattctcgcgctagacgtaagtactcaacaacttacaacagcctttctaatgccagcactggttctactatccttgcatcagctgcaggtgtaacgggaacaattctgttagctaccggggtagggactccagtttctctaatcctaggtggtgtcgcagcagcagttggtggtttatcatttatagcatcagctataatgaaaaaaattgtgaaaaagcttgaaaaacacgaatccatttccactcttgcatcatcaaaattgtctagcctaaaactgtctatcagtaaagcacttgaagattcaaaagtttctgacgaagaattcaaacagatacaaacagactttgatgactacaaaagtaagaaagcaagtattcaaacaaaaacacgagctgaatataacaagccaatcgatatagaagatctgaaaaagcagtttttaaaaaaggggattcaaataggacgggaagaaaaagtaaaaatagaatcacttgtaaagagttaactattcgtttagacagtcacattgcatgtatcagatataattctaacagtgaaagaacatatgaagtaaagtttgtaaaagagagagcgtattgagcttaagaatgttgtataagagaaagggggaatgtacgttctgggttactgattccgacagacccggcattggttcaaaacaaccttactttactgtattttttttgtatggatttatgcagtatttttctgattttgtcgcatgtttcattttagtaaaagtttagtccagaagcctattttgcgttaatatttagggtctgtcggaatcggtgagccagaacgtacattctccctttctctgggTGAGGataagtgtgtctgtggatctgtatgtgtgttaaagtgtatgcgtgcatgtgtgggggAACTagatatgggggggggggagttggcgCGTCCttggatctgtgtgtgtgcgtgtgtgtgtgtgtgtgtgtatgcgtgtgtgcgtgttgtgtttatgtgtttgcgggtgtgtttgtgtgcgtacgtaGAGTTGTAACTGTCGGGGAAGGGCTATGGATTTGGAGCACTTTGTTTCCAAATGATTTCCAGTTTATCTTTACTCCAAGAAGTTGTGTACGTGTTGTTTGTTCTCTGTTCAGTGAGCTTAATGTAGGTGTGCTAACACTAGGATTACAATAGAAAGTGTTGCTgccaaggcacacacacacacacacaaacacacacacacacatatatacccacacacacacacacacacacacacacacacacatcaaagcaCCCACACATGCTCGCGCAGATGAACtgtcaaaaatgaagaaaacaagatTTCAAATTCATCATACGTAgaatgtattaatcatttaAGAACCGGAATAGTTTTGACACTGGATTGATATCacagtatttgttgttttttagcAAAATATCCCAAAACAGTTCTCAGCGGTAGACGTATGGTATCAAAATGatatttcctctctctctccccctttcccactctctctgtccatctctctgtccatctctctgtccatctctctgtccgcttctctctctgtccatctctctgtccatctctctgtccatctctctgtccatctctctgtccatctctctgtccatctctctgtccatctctctgtctctgtatttgttctctctctctctctctctctctctctctctctctctctctctctctctctcttgttagcATGTTCATGGATACCACTGTCCCTAGAAAATTTACTGTCTGTCCGTGACGTCATTTCTTGATGACGCTAATTTTTAATGAAATCATGCGCTTGTCAGTGAACAAGAAGCGATGTGTTGAGAGATTTTTCTTTCCGTATTTTAAAACGATAAAAATGTCACTcgggttgttgttgtcggtgtcGGTGGTGATGGTGTCGGATGGTGGTGGATGTCGTGGTAGAGGATgatgttgtcgtcgtagttgtcaGAGAGCGGCAGGTTGTAAGGACAGGTATTGCTGATTTTCAGTAAATGGAGTCAATAAAATGCTGAATTTCAGTTcaacggttgttgttgttgttgttgttgttgttgttgttgttgttgttgttgttgttgttagacaTCGTTGGACGTTGCGGGATGTGTAGTTGAgacaggtggtggtggtggcggtgacgAGATGTGGGTGTCACTCAGTGTCGCTGTCGCTGGCTATGTGCTAACAATCTTCACCCAGATCACCTGGGCCGTGGACCGCGACACGGATCTCAGGCGGCCGGTATGGTCAGCATCACCAAACCCAACACCAGGGTCCAGGTAGACAACGACGTGTCTCTCCAAGCCCCATACTGTGTTCTCATTGGCCACCGTCACCGCCTCGTCTCGACCCCTACCTGCCGCTCTCTGTGTGGGACCCGATGTCATTTCAGCCAGTTGTCTAACGGCCGCTGTGTCGTTATGAGCCACCTTACGGGTGGGGACGCCGCGTGACTCGAGGCCCCGGATGAAGGGTGCTGGTGAGTCAGGGTGATCATccggtgtgtctgtgtcacagtTCATGACACTACCCAGCACAAAGACGTCGCTGTAGGTGAGGCCGCCCTGCCCGTGGGGAGCGTTGTCATCGCAACctgaaacatcacacacaccgtCAACATCACATCGTCGTTGTGTAATATACATCCACACCGActgcaacaactacaacaacaacaacaccaacaacaacagcaacgacgacgacgacgacaccaccatcaccatcaacaacaacgacgacacaaacaacaacgacgacccATGTCTAACTTCCGCGCCAACACCGGCTGCAGCAACACGTGAACAGAGACTACAACTACACCAGCAGCACCACAACCACCTGAAAATaggaaaaacaattttatattaTTTAGGGTTCAACACCTCACCTTGGCAGACTTGTGACGATATTATGTAAAAACGTCACAGTTAATGACGCAAATATCAATGTTTCTTGTAAGtttaatgacgtcatcgaaATGTTGTACACCGACCTGACTGACACTtactgcagagagagagagagagagagagacagacactgaaacagacagacaaacagacaaacagagtgacacatatagacagacagacagacgggcggacagacagacagacagacagacagacagacagacagacagacagacaaacagacagacagacagaaaaccagacagacagacatacagacacacagacagacagacaaaaagacaggcggacaggcggacagacaaacagacagacagacagacagacagacagacaggcggacagacagagagaggtgtaCTGACCGACACGAAGATCTCGCAGCATGTCTGCCACCAGCTCCCCGCACCGTGCACACCGCCATGTCAAGTCACCCTCATGTCCCTGTCTGTCACGGTAGCCAGCACCATAGTGATCAAACGTCAGGACAGGTGGGCCGTCGCACGGTGCGGACACTGGCGGCCTGGTGTAGGCCGGGACCGTTCCATCCTTCATATCGTTAGCCTGCTCCACCTCTCTCACCACAGCAGGTGGGCTTCTCAGGGGCTGTGTCAGTTTGCGGACGTAACGCTCCATGTCGGCAGGTACATCTAGCTTAACACCTGCTGCCCACAAGGTGAACCGGACGTGTCGTTGTTTTAACGCCCGGTAGATCTCTGCGATGacgtcactgtaacagaacagacaggtgtgtcagtgtttataaacagaacagacaggtgtgttaTAGTTCTCACAAAACTCGGTTGTTTTAACGCAGTGTAGATCTtcgtgatgacgtcacagtaACAGAACGGACAGGTGTGTCAGTGGTGATTACACCTGGAATTACGaaactgattaaaacaaaacaaaaagtaagtCACAAAGATTGCTGTTCAGGATAAGAATCACAGTGAACCTGAAATGAAATGACGCAATGATTAATAATGACGTGAACAGAATGACGTTATTTCGCTCCACTCTTCGTTACCTTGACCAAGTTTTTCCAATGGCAGACAAAGAAAGGGTGGCGCCTGATCGGACAGATTGATAACATCACTGATCAGTACACACCGCAGTGACAGTTGCTGAATTCACATTCTACATCTAATAAACATGCCCCAGTCTATTAATTATTCAAACTTGAAAATAAAGAGCCATCACTTCTACATAAATCTTCAGAATTTCTTGACCAAAAGCACACGAATGACCTCGTTATAGAAAAGGTGTGAATATAATAATATTTTGTGAATTAGCAGACTTCCTTCCAACGAACACGACCACACCGGCCAACACAAGAGTGACAGGAGGCAGTGTTAGATTCAGTGTACAGCGTCATTCTTACCACTCAGCCTCATCGGCCAGGATGTGCACGcgtccgtgtgtctgtgcgtgttgacACAGCTCCTCCACCCAGGCCTGCACTTTCTTCTTGCCTTCCTCTGTCCAGTGACCCAGCCAGTCCCGTACCCCCGCCATGTTGACGAGCTGCACGCTGCCGGCTCCCTGTCCGGCAGTCTCTCTCACCTGATGACCCACAAGGTAAGCAGCAGCAGCGCCATCTCTACTCGTCTGAAGAACAAAGACGGTGCCGCAGCCCTTCCTCAGCAGAAAATGTCCCTTCAATATCAAGACTACGCTTTTTGAAGTGCCCGTCGGGCCCCAGAGGATTCTCACGTCGACGGCGTCGTCGTCTGGTGTCTCCTCCAAGACTTGAAACTGCTGCGGGAACAGAGCTATGCAAGACATGGGTCGACCATGCTCCATTCCAACAGCGTGCACAAGATGGCCCTGGGTCCACAGCTGTAGTCTTGGCTGTCTGCTGAGGAATAGCTCAACCGTTGTCAGTGGTATGGAGAATCTGTCatcatacacattcacacattatTAGGTatatcgcacacacacacacacacacacacacacacacacacacacacacacacgcacacacacacacgcacacaagcacacatacacaaacacacacacacataccgttacacacacacacacacacatacacgcataccgttacacacacacacacacatgcatgaatGCATGCATATATCAATCAAAGCaataaacaaatcaaagcaAGTCAAACAATCACGACAAAGACCACGAACAAAAaaacatccacacaaaaacacaaacaaggaTAGACAGGGAGAGATCAAAACAGAGAATTCGTAACgagaaacaagagagagagagagacagagagagagagagagagagagagagagagagagagagagagagagagagagagaaagagagagtgagagagagagagaggggggagagagagagaggggggagagagagagagagagagggggttggggggtgggggtggggggaggggggtcgggagaaagaaagaaagaaagatagattaCGTTAGGTCAAGTAATAAcaaacgtgcgtgcgtgcgcttcACCGATATGATACAGCTATGCAACAGTACCTGGCAACCAACTGTGTGTAGGTAGCTGCATCCATGGCAGGGTCCCCGCCCTCATTCCGTTCAAAGCTTGCCCTCCACCACGCGTCGAGCCGTGTCTGGTCAGCCATATCGTCCTCACATAGACACACTTGGCTGACATTCCGACTTGACTCGACGCTGAGGCCTTCCTGCAACTCCTGTAACTGAGATCAACACACACGGACTGTAAAGAATGCGGGAAATGGCACAAGGGATGGTTTAATACACGATGCACACAAAGACAGTGTAACATTAGGCCTACCTGAGTTGGAAATCTCTTCATTCCTGCTTTAGTGTTTACCAGCCTAAAAGACAACTTTCTGGACAAAAGCAAACCATCTTTTCGGAAAAGAGTTTCCCGTTTGTGGTGACGCCCATTAGGCTACGTAAAGTACAAGTGACGTCGTTTTCGCGACAAAAAAATGACGTCTACTATTCAAGGTCACTGTTCTTAGAGCTCTGgacagtaaaaaataaaaagcaaatgaaattcgACTCGCCTTCGTCTTGTCCCACAACAATgtaacaccccccacccccttttaggatcccccctcccccatggaAGACTCCCGCCACCACCACTCCCACAAGAGTCCCTCCCTTCTTGTACAACCACCCCCTTTTATGCCTGACCTCCCCCAATATGACCTTTTTTTCATATtaacctctgtaagttaacccacattttaagactgaaccctaataaaaaaataataaaaaatccTCTTTCAGCTTCATAAATTCAATGTTCAAGAGAACGTTGGCATCAGAATAATCGAACAAAAGTTGATCAAAAGTGTGACCTGTATTATTCCAGATATGTTCAGTGGTGATCATCTTGTCCAGCAAACATGTCCATGCTATTACTGTGAACATTTTCGAAACAAGCTACATTttggtcatgtctgctgattaATAACACCTACAATTGTGTGAAATATGGAGGCTTTGT from Littorina saxatilis isolate snail1 unplaced genomic scaffold, US_GU_Lsax_2.0 scaffold_528, whole genome shotgun sequence harbors:
- the LOC138954886 gene encoding uncharacterized protein isoform X1; this encodes MASQQGGSGSIAKKPRLACCQCSRESRCIRQGECDCRANCTPCTNCAAQGCTNCSVDLCYDRSDGYIMHITQGPAVECAPPCSTSGSPGNQAVSPAPPLMARSQESEDQVLRLSDHEREFLNAWFPHLESESYIIPPAHMDTVQERMAYIGEGERIQVLKTQQQIDIDESREVRDTVRIDRVLKNVHHCMNQIKNKAAREKEIMVILTQAKFGVYGANTQSIYTGAAARNTNSVKAEPLNLKEDFVDLLVIHRERGIMMAAIIPQTEDDPLAVQEELKKAAAYLKQARDVVRRSVLGDLVTQPALHQAIVLPDTTRRCLEEVLLNMSDLQELQEGLSVESSRNVSQVCLCEDDMADQTRLDAWWRASFERNEGGDPAMDAATYTQLVARFSIPLTTVELFLSRQPRLQLWTQGHLVHAVGMEHGRPMSCIALFPQQFQVLEETPDDDAVDVRILWGPTGTSKSVVLILKGHFLLRKGCGTVFVLQTSRDGAAAAYLVGHQVRETAGQGAGSVQLVNMAGVRDWLGHWTEEGKKKVQAWVEELCQHAQTHGRVHILADEAECDVIAEIYRALKQRHVRFTLWAAGVKLDVPADMERYVRKLTQPLRSPPAVVREVEQANDMKDGTVPAYTRPPVSAPCDGPPVLTFDHYGAGYRDRQGHEGDLTWRCARCGELVADMLRDLRVGCDDNAPHGQGGLTYSDVFVLGSVMNCDTDTPDDHPDSPAPFIRGLESRGVPTRKVAHNDTAAVRQLAEMTSGPTQRAAGRGRDEAVTVANENTVWGLERHVVVYLDPGVGFGDADHTGRLRSVSRSTAQVIWVKIVST
- the LOC138954886 gene encoding uncharacterized protein isoform X2, yielding MASQQGGSGSIAKKPRLACCQCSRESRCIRQGECDCRANCTPCTNCAAQGCTNCSVDLGPAVECAPPCSTSGSPGNQAVSPAPPLMARSQESEDQVLRLSDHEREFLNAWFPHLESESYIIPPAHMDTVQERMAYIGEGERIQVLKTQQQIDIDESREVRDTVRIDRVLKNVHHCMNQIKNKAAREKEIMVILTQAKFGVYGANTQSIYTGAAARNTNSVKAEPLNLKEDFVDLLVIHRERGIMMAAIIPQTEDDPLAVQEELKKAAAYLKQARDVVRRSVLGDLVTQPALHQAIVLPDTTRRCLEEVLLNMSDLQELQEGLSVESSRNVSQVCLCEDDMADQTRLDAWWRASFERNEGGDPAMDAATYTQLVARFSIPLTTVELFLSRQPRLQLWTQGHLVHAVGMEHGRPMSCIALFPQQFQVLEETPDDDAVDVRILWGPTGTSKSVVLILKGHFLLRKGCGTVFVLQTSRDGAAAAYLVGHQVRETAGQGAGSVQLVNMAGVRDWLGHWTEEGKKKVQAWVEELCQHAQTHGRVHILADEAECDVIAEIYRALKQRHVRFTLWAAGVKLDVPADMERYVRKLTQPLRSPPAVVREVEQANDMKDGTVPAYTRPPVSAPCDGPPVLTFDHYGAGYRDRQGHEGDLTWRCARCGELVADMLRDLRVGCDDNAPHGQGGLTYSDVFVLGSVMNCDTDTPDDHPDSPAPFIRGLESRGVPTRKVAHNDTAAVRQLAEMTSGPTQRAAGRGRDEAVTVANENTVWGLERHVVVYLDPGVGFGDADHTGRLRSVSRSTAQVIWVKIVST